Proteins from one Gimesia maris genomic window:
- a CDS encoding enoyl-ACP reductase FabI has product MGLFEGKKGLVLGIANDHSIAWAITEKLYDEGAEIAFTHLPDKDPERPRMERRLRKLVEPKGAKIMIPCDVTKDEDLDKVFETVKAEYGEIDFVLHSIAYAPMDDLKGPVYNVSRDGFKLSMEISVYSLLAVANRAKDILKPGGSILTLSYLGGEKVIPGYNVMGICKSALENSVMYLANELGPQGIRVNSLSAGPLKTLSSSAVGEFDLMMKLYQTMSPLRKNITPDDVGKAGMYLLSDLSSGVSGENHHVDSGYHVMAAPPIELQQEQAQA; this is encoded by the coding sequence ATGGGTCTTTTTGAAGGCAAAAAAGGTCTGGTTTTGGGCATCGCGAATGACCATTCAATTGCATGGGCCATCACTGAAAAGCTTTATGACGAAGGCGCTGAAATTGCTTTCACTCACCTTCCGGATAAAGATCCTGAGCGTCCTCGTATGGAGCGTCGTCTGCGAAAGCTGGTCGAGCCAAAGGGCGCCAAGATCATGATTCCCTGTGATGTGACCAAGGACGAAGACCTGGATAAGGTTTTTGAAACTGTCAAAGCGGAATATGGTGAGATCGATTTCGTGTTACACTCGATTGCCTATGCCCCGATGGATGACCTGAAAGGCCCCGTTTATAATGTGAGCCGCGATGGCTTCAAGCTCTCGATGGAAATCAGCGTCTACAGTCTGCTGGCGGTCGCCAATCGCGCCAAAGATATTTTGAAGCCAGGTGGCAGCATTCTGACTCTGAGTTATCTCGGCGGCGAAAAAGTGATCCCCGGTTACAATGTAATGGGGATCTGCAAGTCGGCTCTGGAGAACTCGGTGATGTACCTGGCAAACGAGCTGGGACCACAGGGTATCCGCGTCAACAGCCTGAGTGCCGGTCCGTTGAAGACACTCAGTTCCTCGGCTGTCGGTGAATTCGATCTGATGATGAAACTGTATCAGACGATGTCGCCACTCCGCAAAAACATCACGCCGGACGATGTTGGCAAAGCCGGCATGTATCTGCTCAGCGATCTGTCCAGCGGAGTCTCCGGTGAGAATCATCACGTGGATTCCGGTTACCACGTGATGGCAGCTCCTCCAATTGAACTTCAGCAGGAGCAGGCTCAGGCTTAA
- a CDS encoding DNA repair ATPase — protein sequence MADTKNNSEETAESNADSIALESSTYEIIQNRLKGHGKELQTRLGKLNELRKEVFGSIETRLIGSDRITTEHNCVPRDMLAVGTRFLFGYNVNFGLKTEISLGDVFAVYEFKEGTYHALPLDLIRNAAFEKDFKDIYRYYKKATFAKFFVKGPFLYMLFKVGDGPKDFKSFKWAFQGDQLVYVDNRSDHEVQYPAQQEFEWTRTHRDLHFAGLHPHISIDDRLFVETVGGDLTIKIENNTETGEGIYSEPVDDPDQILDDAEIFYALIGSLILLKIKPYKETKYRYFIYNEKLQKAQRLDSIKDACILLPDDHGLVFSNGYYLQNGESKTFETDLQDMLYQERIASPNGEDFLYVFCQPEQGAYVLLQYNLIEQKLDTPMICHGFTRFEGGELICFSGQDEPQKHHTLQLWQTPYISDSFQVPHKQDSYLNKIGNKDIVRGMAECHELLGLINRKDAYENLYVDLVKVTSDVLDSYFWINQEDTFALGEVVLEIKRAAEAAVTEYEKVLQLRQNTKQKTVEVEKQTKKTLTDIDHRRFDKIDDFVQSLASLRSLRGDVISLRDLRYVDQGLVDKLEKSVSEKNEKLATRCVSFLMREDALKPYAERIVAATEQIDLVEKVADARKVEEEIEASSKELEMLIEIVSNLKVEDTTQRTAIIDNISTNFSKINQSRAALKRRIKDLMSVEGVAEFNAQMKLLNQGVVNYLDVCDSPEKCDDFLTKLMIQVEELEGRFAEFDEFVEQLTEKREEIYAAFESRKLAIVESRNKRANSLAKSADRILTGIRSRAEQLKTINEINGYFASDLMIDKVRDIVRQLGELQDTVKVDDIQGRLKSIREDTVRQLKDKQELFVDGENIIKLGNRQFTVNRQALDLTTVFRDDSLQLHLTGTNFFEEIEDERLLATREVWDQEVVSENKDVYRVEYLTYCLLKSVEADPDQSLLSLSKLSDEELLACIQKFMGPRYTEGYIKGVHDQDALLLLKSLLKIKPALGLLRYQSAARALAGLYWSYFCDPEIKTLFATKLSGFGSVMQVFPRTGQQQYYINELRQQLSQFVLQVSCLDQTLVSEAAEYLFQELVHGSTFVISKRAADLYQDFEKYLKHNNAASQLTDSLSSTRENPINWFLLARDWVQAYLDYLDSEEDFDYLDEVALLLLDAKLDRSRLIDAIVTEQISGLSGSHARIRSGEYHLNFNRYSKRLAEFQSVNVPRFESYLSLKKEIVDQSRDAMRLDEFRPRVLTSFVRNRLLDEVYLPVIGDNLAKQMGEAGENKRTDRMGLLMLVSPPGYGKTTLMEYIANRLGIIFMKINGPALGHQVTSLDPAAAPNAGAREEVKKLNLSLEMGDNVMIYLDDIQHCNPEFLQKFISLCDAQRKIEGVYKGETRTYDLRGRKVAVVMAGNPYTESGEKFQIPDMLSNRADIYNLGEVIGEHADAFEMSYLENCITSNPVLNQLSSRSQKDIYTIIQMAEDGAGERGDLEGNYSVEELNEMVSTMKKLIRVRDVILSVNREYIRSAAQSDDYRTEPAFKLQGSYRNMNRIAEKVFSVMNDKELETLIVSNYENDVQTLTSDAEANLLKFKELMGILSEAELERWNAIKKSFRKNQQLKSVGGEDRMAQAILQLANVVEGLQDIRESMNAGIGRLTAEKDSNLDLYAKDFAERFQHLAESLHAIQAALTTGTKDVTTMFEQSIKTRSAQSESAQAGEASASTPDDRITVVNKIPRSLLNVLETQFDLMQGWMQPLVTSSHANQAEFKELKELVERCLKDYNALINRVDDE from the coding sequence ATGGCCGATACGAAAAATAATTCAGAAGAGACTGCAGAAAGTAATGCGGATAGCATTGCCCTGGAGAGCAGTACCTACGAAATTATTCAAAATCGACTCAAAGGACACGGGAAAGAACTGCAGACCCGCCTGGGAAAACTGAACGAGCTTCGCAAAGAAGTTTTTGGTTCAATTGAAACCCGGTTGATCGGCAGTGATCGCATTACAACCGAACATAACTGTGTTCCCCGCGACATGCTGGCTGTCGGGACTCGTTTCCTGTTCGGCTATAATGTCAATTTTGGTCTGAAGACCGAAATCAGTCTCGGCGATGTCTTCGCCGTTTATGAATTCAAAGAAGGTACCTATCACGCGCTGCCTCTGGATCTGATTCGTAATGCTGCGTTCGAAAAAGATTTCAAAGACATCTACCGCTACTACAAAAAGGCCACTTTTGCGAAGTTTTTCGTGAAGGGCCCTTTTTTGTATATGCTGTTTAAAGTGGGAGATGGTCCTAAGGATTTCAAATCTTTCAAGTGGGCTTTCCAGGGCGATCAACTGGTTTATGTTGATAACCGCAGTGATCATGAAGTTCAGTATCCCGCGCAGCAGGAATTTGAATGGACGCGTACCCATCGTGATCTGCACTTCGCGGGACTGCATCCACATATCTCAATCGATGACCGATTATTCGTCGAAACCGTGGGCGGCGATCTGACCATCAAGATTGAAAATAACACCGAAACCGGTGAAGGCATTTATTCAGAACCGGTCGACGATCCGGACCAGATTTTGGATGATGCGGAAATCTTTTATGCCCTCATCGGTTCCCTGATTCTGTTAAAAATCAAACCCTATAAAGAAACAAAGTACCGCTACTTCATTTACAACGAAAAGCTGCAGAAAGCGCAACGTCTCGATTCCATTAAAGATGCCTGTATTCTGCTTCCCGATGATCATGGTCTGGTGTTTTCAAATGGTTATTATCTGCAGAATGGTGAATCGAAAACATTCGAAACTGATCTGCAGGACATGCTCTACCAGGAACGAATTGCGTCTCCCAACGGTGAAGATTTTCTGTATGTGTTTTGTCAGCCAGAGCAGGGGGCCTATGTCTTGCTGCAATACAATCTGATCGAACAGAAACTCGACACACCTATGATCTGTCATGGATTTACCCGGTTCGAGGGGGGAGAGCTGATCTGTTTTTCCGGTCAGGATGAACCACAAAAACACCATACACTGCAGCTCTGGCAGACGCCTTATATCAGCGATTCATTTCAGGTTCCCCATAAGCAGGATTCTTACCTCAATAAAATCGGGAATAAAGATATCGTGCGGGGCATGGCGGAATGCCATGAACTGCTGGGCTTAATTAATCGTAAAGACGCTTACGAAAATCTGTATGTGGATCTGGTAAAAGTCACCAGCGATGTCCTCGATTCCTACTTCTGGATCAATCAGGAAGACACTTTTGCACTGGGTGAGGTCGTACTCGAGATCAAACGCGCCGCTGAAGCTGCTGTCACCGAGTACGAAAAGGTTCTGCAGCTTCGTCAGAACACAAAACAGAAAACAGTTGAAGTTGAAAAGCAGACTAAAAAAACTTTAACAGACATTGACCATCGTCGATTTGACAAAATCGATGACTTTGTGCAGAGCCTGGCCAGTTTGAGGAGTCTGCGAGGCGATGTTATCTCGCTGCGCGATCTGCGGTATGTTGATCAGGGCCTGGTCGACAAGCTGGAAAAAAGTGTCAGTGAGAAGAACGAGAAGCTGGCAACTCGCTGCGTTTCTTTCCTGATGCGGGAAGACGCGCTCAAACCGTATGCAGAACGGATAGTGGCTGCGACCGAACAGATAGATCTGGTCGAGAAAGTAGCCGATGCGCGGAAGGTGGAAGAAGAGATCGAAGCCAGTTCAAAAGAGCTGGAGATGCTGATTGAGATTGTCAGTAATCTGAAAGTCGAAGATACTACTCAACGCACCGCGATTATTGATAATATTTCCACGAATTTTTCTAAAATCAACCAGTCCCGTGCTGCCCTCAAACGTCGCATTAAAGATCTGATGTCGGTCGAAGGTGTGGCCGAATTCAATGCGCAGATGAAGCTGCTGAATCAGGGCGTGGTGAACTATCTTGATGTCTGTGACTCACCCGAAAAATGTGATGACTTCCTTACCAAACTGATGATTCAGGTGGAGGAACTGGAAGGTCGTTTTGCTGAGTTCGATGAATTTGTTGAACAGCTGACTGAAAAACGGGAAGAAATCTACGCTGCTTTTGAATCACGCAAGCTGGCGATTGTGGAAAGCCGGAATAAGCGGGCCAATTCACTGGCAAAATCAGCCGATCGCATACTGACTGGTATTCGCAGTCGCGCGGAACAGCTGAAAACGATCAATGAGATCAACGGCTATTTTGCTTCGGACCTGATGATCGATAAAGTTCGGGACATTGTACGCCAGCTGGGTGAGCTGCAGGATACTGTCAAGGTTGATGATATTCAGGGCCGCCTGAAAAGTATTCGCGAAGACACCGTTCGGCAGCTGAAAGACAAGCAGGAACTGTTCGTCGACGGCGAAAATATCATCAAGCTGGGGAACCGTCAGTTTACGGTGAATCGCCAGGCGCTTGATTTAACTACCGTTTTTCGTGATGACAGCCTACAGTTACATTTAACGGGTACCAATTTCTTCGAAGAAATCGAAGACGAGCGTCTGCTGGCTACCAGGGAAGTCTGGGATCAGGAAGTGGTCTCAGAGAACAAGGATGTATACCGCGTTGAATATTTAACCTACTGCCTGCTGAAATCGGTAGAAGCCGATCCTGATCAGTCCCTGCTATCGCTGTCCAAATTATCCGATGAAGAATTGCTGGCCTGCATTCAGAAGTTTATGGGACCTCGCTATACCGAAGGCTACATCAAGGGGGTCCACGATCAGGATGCATTGCTGCTTCTGAAATCTCTGTTGAAAATCAAACCTGCATTGGGACTCCTGCGATACCAGTCTGCTGCCCGGGCACTGGCCGGTCTGTACTGGAGCTACTTTTGTGATCCGGAAATAAAGACACTGTTTGCAACGAAATTGTCCGGATTTGGCAGTGTGATGCAGGTTTTTCCTCGCACCGGCCAGCAGCAGTATTATATCAACGAACTCAGGCAGCAGCTTTCCCAGTTTGTATTGCAGGTTTCCTGCCTCGATCAGACACTGGTCAGCGAAGCAGCCGAGTATCTGTTTCAGGAACTGGTACATGGCTCTACATTTGTGATCAGCAAACGGGCTGCTGATCTGTATCAGGATTTCGAAAAATATCTGAAACACAACAACGCCGCCAGTCAGCTCACAGACAGCCTGTCTTCCACCAGGGAGAATCCGATCAACTGGTTTCTACTGGCGCGCGATTGGGTTCAGGCCTATCTGGATTATCTTGATTCCGAAGAAGATTTCGATTATCTGGACGAAGTCGCATTGCTGCTGCTTGATGCCAAACTGGATCGTAGCCGGCTGATTGACGCGATTGTGACCGAACAGATCTCTGGTCTTTCAGGATCACATGCACGCATCCGGAGTGGCGAATACCATCTGAACTTTAATCGCTACTCGAAGCGGCTGGCTGAGTTTCAATCTGTGAATGTGCCACGGTTTGAATCGTACCTGTCTCTCAAGAAAGAGATTGTCGACCAGTCGCGAGATGCCATGCGGCTCGATGAATTTCGCCCCCGTGTACTGACATCATTTGTCCGGAATCGACTGCTGGATGAAGTCTATCTGCCCGTGATTGGAGATAACCTGGCCAAGCAGATGGGGGAAGCAGGCGAAAATAAACGGACCGACCGGATGGGGCTGTTGATGCTGGTCTCTCCTCCCGGATACGGTAAAACCACATTGATGGAATACATCGCCAATCGTCTGGGGATCATCTTCATGAAGATCAACGGGCCCGCACTCGGACATCAGGTGACATCACTCGATCCGGCAGCGGCACCGAATGCCGGGGCACGGGAAGAGGTCAAGAAGTTAAACCTGTCGCTCGAGATGGGGGATAACGTCATGATCTATCTGGATGACATTCAGCACTGTAACCCGGAATTTCTGCAGAAGTTTATTTCACTCTGTGATGCCCAGCGAAAAATTGAAGGTGTTTATAAAGGAGAGACCCGCACCTACGATTTACGCGGACGCAAAGTCGCCGTTGTGATGGCAGGCAATCCCTATACGGAGAGTGGCGAAAAGTTTCAGATCCCGGACATGCTCTCCAACCGTGCAGACATCTATAACCTGGGTGAAGTGATCGGCGAGCATGCGGATGCATTCGAAATGAGCTACCTGGAGAACTGCATTACCTCGAATCCCGTGCTCAATCAACTTTCTTCACGCAGCCAGAAAGATATCTACACGATCATCCAGATGGCCGAGGATGGGGCCGGCGAACGGGGTGACCTGGAAGGGAACTACTCGGTGGAAGAACTCAACGAGATGGTTTCCACCATGAAAAAACTGATTCGCGTGCGCGATGTCATTTTGAGCGTGAACCGCGAGTATATCCGCTCGGCGGCCCAGTCGGATGATTACCGTACGGAACCGGCGTTCAAGCTGCAGGGCTCATACCGTAACATGAACCGCATCGCCGAAAAAGTATTTTCGGTGATGAATGATAAAGAGCTGGAGACATTGATTGTCTCCAACTACGAAAATGACGTTCAGACTTTAACCTCGGACGCAGAAGCCAACCTGCTGAAGTTCAAGGAACTGATGGGCATCTTATCCGAGGCTGAGTTAGAGCGCTGGAATGCAATCAAAAAGTCATTCCGGAAAAATCAGCAGCTCAAGAGCGTCGGTGGCGAGGACCGCATGGCCCAGGCGATTCTGCAGCTGGCGAATGTGGTCGAGGGACTGCAGGACATACGCGAAAGTATGAATGCCGGCATCGGTCGACTCACGGCTGAGAAGGATTCAAATCTGGATTTGTATGCTAAAGATTTTGCAGAACGGTTCCAGCATCTGGCAGAAAGCCTGCACGCAATTCAGGCGGCTTTGACGACCGGAACCAAAGATGTGACTACAATGTTCGAGCAGTCTATCAAAACGCGATCGGCACAGTCTGAGTCTGCTCAAGCGGGAGAGGCATCCGCTTCTACACCCGATGACAGAATTACGGTCGTGAATAAAATTCCCCGCTCTCTGCTGAATGTACTGGAAACACAGTTCGATCTGATGCAGGGTTGGATGCAGCCTCTCGTCACCTCTTCCCATGCCAATCAGGCCGAGTTCAAAGAGCTGAAGGAACTGGTGGAACGCTGCCTCAAAGATTACAACGCGCTGATCAATCGTGTGGACGACGAGTAG
- a CDS encoding DUF1501 domain-containing protein produces the protein MRRIWPQGVCSEFQKTLRFNRRGFLKAGGLGLTGLSLPELLRHDAHAGPAARKENSVIILWMRGGPSQHETWDPKPNAPAEFRGDFGAIRTSVPGIEIVDLMPRCAQIMEKWSIIRSLHHTNAGHSAGDQILFTGHPPGTDPTINVHPSCGSIVSEQLGYLTPELPPYVMIPRQVPGTDSAYLGVAHKPFETLADPANDGPFTLQNFSLVEGINDNRFARRKDLLKGFDHFRKDLDRSGQLTAISQFQQQAFGILSSDKARKAFDLDAERESTRERYGFIPRYDPMDPTRCSASAFSQRMLLGRRLVEAGVRLVTVDCRWWDTHVKGFDSMRNGFLPRWDQAYSALIEDLDQRSLLETTLVVAWGEFGRTPRVNKNAGRDHYPNVFSAAIAGGPLKGGRVVGSSDSKGAFPKDNPKTPQDVLATIYQHLGIDTEKHYLDHSGRPIITLPFGEPLHELA, from the coding sequence ATGAGGCGAATCTGGCCGCAGGGTGTATGCTCAGAATTCCAGAAGACACTGCGATTCAATCGACGCGGCTTTTTGAAAGCGGGTGGTTTAGGACTCACTGGTCTGTCACTCCCGGAACTCCTGCGTCATGATGCGCACGCTGGTCCCGCCGCCAGAAAAGAGAATTCAGTCATCATTCTCTGGATGCGGGGCGGCCCCTCACAGCATGAAACCTGGGACCCCAAACCTAACGCTCCTGCCGAATTTCGTGGCGATTTCGGAGCGATCAGAACCTCAGTACCCGGGATTGAAATTGTCGACCTGATGCCACGCTGTGCGCAGATCATGGAGAAATGGTCCATCATCCGCAGCCTGCATCACACCAACGCGGGACATTCCGCCGGCGATCAGATCCTGTTTACCGGCCATCCCCCGGGAACGGATCCCACCATCAATGTGCACCCCAGCTGTGGCTCCATCGTTTCAGAGCAACTCGGCTATCTGACTCCTGAGCTTCCCCCGTATGTCATGATTCCCCGTCAGGTCCCCGGCACCGATTCCGCTTACCTCGGCGTCGCCCACAAGCCATTCGAAACGTTAGCCGATCCGGCTAATGATGGTCCATTTACCCTGCAGAACTTTTCGCTCGTCGAAGGCATCAACGACAATCGTTTTGCTCGGCGGAAAGACCTGCTCAAAGGCTTTGATCATTTTCGTAAGGACCTGGATCGTTCCGGACAACTCACGGCAATCAGTCAGTTTCAACAACAGGCATTTGGAATCCTGAGTTCTGACAAGGCGCGAAAGGCATTCGACCTGGATGCTGAACGAGAAAGCACAAGGGAACGATATGGCTTCATTCCCCGTTACGATCCTATGGATCCCACGCGCTGCAGTGCCAGCGCCTTTTCACAGCGGATGCTCTTAGGCCGCCGTCTGGTGGAAGCGGGCGTGAGACTCGTTACCGTCGACTGTCGCTGGTGGGATACCCACGTCAAAGGTTTCGACTCAATGCGAAACGGATTCCTGCCTCGCTGGGATCAGGCTTATTCCGCGTTGATCGAAGACCTCGATCAGCGTAGTCTGCTGGAAACGACACTCGTCGTGGCCTGGGGCGAATTTGGTCGCACTCCCCGTGTCAATAAGAATGCAGGCCGCGACCATTACCCGAATGTGTTCAGCGCCGCAATTGCAGGGGGACCGTTAAAAGGAGGTCGGGTGGTGGGATCATCGGATTCCAAAGGCGCATTCCCGAAAGATAATCCCAAAACGCCACAGGATGTGCTCGCTACAATTTACCAGCACCTGGGAATTGATACTGAGAAGCATTATCTGGATCATTCGGGACGCCCGATTATCACACTCCCCTTTGGAGAACCATTACACGAGTTGGCATAA
- a CDS encoding flotillin family protein, whose amino-acid sequence MSISAFQLPAAFLLGVDFLSESVVVAGLIIGVFVVGFAVAVSRFYRKVGPEEALVRTGVGNLKVANGEGIFVIPVLHRADQMDLSVKRIEIARKGEVGLICRDNIRADIEVAFFVRVNNTANDIRNVAQSLGCKRASSRDALIELFDAKFSEALKTVGKHFDFVELYNERDKFKEEILKIIGTDLNGYVLDDCAIDYLEQTPLEKLSPTNILDAEGIKKITDLTAREHVLSNHITREKEKTIKKQDVEAQETILELERQRVEAVEKQTREIASLTAREHAEARRVEHEERLKAETARIRTDEELAIAEENKLRQVIVAEKSKQRTEAVENERVEKDRLLEVTERARVVGLAEIDKDKAIEVEKRNIQEVIRERVIVERAVVEEEERIKDTHEFATADRLKQVTVTKAEMEAQENLVKEVKAAEAQKSSAELLAEKVVIEAEAEKTATEKKSDAIKVMAEAKTADGAAIGLADAQVMIAKATATEKTGQAEANVMIAKAEATEKTGTAEAKVMQLKYSSEATGIVDKAKAMKLFDGVGRDHEEFKIRLNKDKEIELAAIAAQQEIAEAQAGIVGEALKSARIDIVGGETTFFDKIVDSIKSGKSIDRFVHNSETLTDIKNTFFNGNPDYFEDQLQTFITRFGMSFEDVKNLSIAALISQMLVQAEGEEDRSTLNRLLATVKNLGIADKKVSSFMKAKVEK is encoded by the coding sequence ATGTCCATATCGGCATTTCAACTTCCCGCAGCATTTCTGTTGGGGGTCGACTTTCTCAGTGAGTCAGTGGTTGTCGCGGGCCTCATTATCGGAGTCTTTGTTGTCGGTTTTGCTGTCGCGGTTTCCCGCTTTTACCGCAAAGTAGGCCCGGAAGAAGCCCTGGTGCGGACAGGTGTGGGTAATTTAAAGGTGGCTAACGGCGAAGGGATTTTTGTGATCCCGGTTCTGCATCGAGCCGACCAGATGGATCTCTCGGTCAAGCGAATTGAAATTGCCCGCAAAGGCGAAGTCGGACTGATCTGCCGGGACAATATCCGTGCGGATATCGAAGTTGCTTTTTTTGTTCGTGTTAATAATACAGCGAACGATATCCGAAATGTCGCCCAGTCTCTGGGGTGTAAAAGAGCATCCAGCCGTGATGCACTCATTGAGTTATTTGATGCCAAGTTTTCCGAAGCTTTGAAGACCGTCGGGAAGCATTTCGACTTCGTCGAACTGTATAACGAACGGGATAAGTTCAAAGAAGAGATTCTGAAGATCATCGGGACCGACCTGAACGGCTACGTGCTGGACGACTGTGCCATTGATTACCTGGAACAGACACCTCTGGAAAAACTGAGTCCCACGAACATTCTCGACGCCGAGGGGATCAAGAAGATCACCGATCTGACGGCCCGCGAGCACGTCCTGTCGAACCATATTACCCGGGAAAAAGAAAAAACGATTAAGAAGCAGGACGTGGAAGCTCAGGAAACCATTCTGGAACTGGAACGTCAGCGTGTGGAAGCAGTCGAGAAACAGACACGTGAAATCGCTTCGTTAACTGCCCGTGAACATGCGGAAGCACGTCGCGTGGAACACGAAGAGCGGTTGAAAGCAGAGACCGCCCGGATTCGCACCGATGAGGAACTGGCCATCGCGGAAGAGAATAAGCTGCGTCAGGTCATTGTTGCCGAAAAGAGCAAACAACGAACGGAAGCGGTCGAAAATGAACGGGTCGAAAAAGACCGACTGCTTGAAGTCACCGAACGTGCCCGCGTTGTCGGACTGGCTGAGATTGACAAAGATAAAGCTATCGAAGTTGAAAAACGCAATATCCAGGAAGTGATTCGGGAACGTGTCATCGTGGAACGAGCCGTTGTCGAAGAGGAAGAACGGATCAAGGATACTCACGAATTTGCAACCGCAGATCGTCTGAAGCAGGTCACCGTCACCAAAGCGGAGATGGAAGCCCAGGAAAATCTGGTCAAAGAAGTCAAAGCTGCAGAAGCTCAGAAATCGTCTGCTGAGCTGCTGGCTGAAAAAGTGGTCATTGAAGCGGAAGCAGAGAAAACAGCCACAGAGAAGAAATCGGATGCCATCAAAGTCATGGCGGAAGCCAAGACGGCCGACGGCGCTGCCATTGGATTGGCTGATGCCCAGGTCATGATTGCCAAAGCCACTGCGACCGAAAAGACAGGTCAGGCCGAAGCCAACGTTATGATCGCCAAGGCGGAAGCCACTGAAAAGACCGGAACTGCGGAAGCCAAGGTCATGCAGCTCAAGTACAGCTCGGAAGCAACTGGAATTGTCGACAAAGCCAAGGCAATGAAACTCTTCGATGGTGTGGGACGAGATCACGAAGAATTCAAAATCCGCCTCAACAAAGACAAGGAAATCGAACTGGCTGCCATCGCTGCACAGCAGGAGATCGCAGAGGCTCAGGCTGGTATCGTGGGTGAAGCGTTGAAATCAGCCCGCATCGATATCGTGGGAGGCGAAACAACATTCTTCGATAAGATTGTGGACTCTATCAAGAGTGGTAAGTCGATCGATCGTTTTGTTCACAACAGTGAAACTCTGACGGACATTAAGAATACGTTTTTTAACGGGAACCCTGACTACTTCGAAGATCAGCTGCAGACCTTTATTACCCGGTTTGGCATGTCATTCGAAGATGTCAAGAACCTCTCAATAGCCGCTCTGATTTCCCAGATGCTGGTTCAGGCTGAAGGGGAAGAAGATCGGTCGACGCTGAATCGTCTGCTCGCGACTGTGAAAAACCTCGGGATTGCGGATAAAAAAGTGTCTTCCTTCATGAAAGCGAAAGTCGAGAAGTAA